In the Ipomoea triloba cultivar NCNSP0323 chromosome 6, ASM357664v1 genome, one interval contains:
- the LOC116022571 gene encoding CDT1-like protein a, chloroplastic translates to MESTEPSLLESFKTKKVLHSSSKPNPSPEIKSPDQDPWSSKTPEKPVNAPRRSRNRSSALSLKEVRQAALKLRKSDPKPPAQAAGQIGSQPESPPAKPNKSEGSAKLPEKYEILGEFFNSLDSSIRLLRMKGSKTTFTNISPKIECLTDRRFSHGHLAQLKFILPEAIEVTKILVHDECTSCMKPDLRITLNASAVGDNGKVKSGSGNLELRKVFRARLLDFFKSHPEGDDIPEEELPHPFNQSKPPVPSGSSFMGGEARNEAVSEIGGIVVNLSKPPASTSHLSRSFGRSFSQRSTLCRVEDIKQEQTVAVNLSPERKPSKPCAGCSPNAVAVSASLLPSHPNATPVKKDLHLSKVEEGSFLTAEGTPSKLASTPAKPMSSTPALRPPKRCYMTPEDNDSAKSPNKLVRRPSRGRLIFDTPVKNAGSETERLSAHDDIYDLPEDLLQSIREKERKALEEKDPAISQAKWRKQMLAGLPKLFDMIYFLFQSIRRSVITKEELMHKIISSHLGTVDTREIEEQLRLLHELAPEWIYEKPASSGDLLICVNKIPGPESIRSRLADAK, encoded by the exons ATGGAATCCACTGAGCCGTCATTGCTCGAATCGTTTAAGACGAAGAAGGTGCTGCATTCCAGTTCGAAACCAAATCCTTCGCCGGAGATTAAGTCTCCGGACCAGGATCCATGGAGTTCCAAGACCCCTGAGAAGCCGGTCAATGCTCCTCGCCGGAGTCGAAATCGCAGCTCCGCGCTCTCCTTGAAAGAAGTCCGACAGGCGGCGCTAAAGCTCCGGAAATCTGATCCGAAACCACCAGCTCAAGCCGCAGGGCAGATTGGTTCCCAGCCTGAATCTCCGCCTGCAAAGCCTAACAAGTCCGAGGGTTCAGCAAAGCTGCCGGAAAA GTATGAGATTTTGGGTGAATTCTTCAATAGCTTGGATAGTTCTATCCGGCTGCTACGAATGAAGGGATCAAAGACAACATTTACAAACATTAGTCCCAAAATCGAGTGTTTAACTGACAG GAGGTTTTCTCATGGTCATCTAGCTCAGTTGAAGTTTATTTTACCTGAAGCCATTGAGGTAACGAAGATCCTCGTGCATGATGAGTGCACGAGCTGTATGAAGCCTGATCTTCGCATTACGCTAAATGCCAGCGCGGTTGGAGACAATGGAAAGGTGAAATCTGGCAGTGGGAATTTGGAGTTGAGGAAAGTGTTCCGGGCTCGGCTTTTGGATTTCTTCAAATCCCATCCAGAG GGAGATGACATTCCAGAGGAGGAATTACCACATCCCTTCAATCAATCAAAGCCACCAGTGCCTTCTGGTTCATCCTTTATGGGTGGTGAGGCCAGAAATGAAGCTGTGTCTGAGATTGGTGGCATCGTCGTCAATCTGTCTAAACCCCCGGCTTCAACGTCCCACCTCTCTCGTTCTTTTGGACGGAGCTTCTCCCAGCGCAGCACGCTTTGCAGGGTGGAGGACATCAAACAAGAACAAACAGTTGCTGTCAATCTTTCCCCCGAGAGGAAACCTTCTAAACCTTGTGCTGGATGCTCGCCTAATGCTGTTGCTGTTTCTGCTAGTTTGCTACCTTCCCATCCAAATGCAACCCCTGTGAAGAAGGATTTGCATCTCTCTAAAGTCGAGGAAGGTTCGTTCTTGACTGCTGAAGGAACACCATCTAAACTCGCATCCACCCCAGCAAAACCGATGAGCTCCACACCTGCTCTTCGACCTCCCAAGAGATGTTATATGACTCCAGAAGACAACGATTCAGCTAAATCTCCAAACAAACTAGTTAGGCGCCCTTCCCGGGGCAGGCTGATCTTTGACACACCAGTGAAGAATGCAGGTAGTGAGACTGAAAGACTTTCAGCTCATGATGATATATATGATCTCCCCGAGGATCTCCTGCAATCA ATAAgagaaaaggaaaggaaagcGCTTGAGGAAAAAGATCCCGCCATCTCACAAGCAAAGTGGAGGAAACAAATGCTTGCAGGACTACCAAAACTGTTTGACATGATTTATTTCCTGTTTCAATCGATCAGACGCTCTGTCATCACCAAGGAGGAACTTATGCACAAGATCATTTCAAGCCACCTAGGAACTGTTGATACAA GAGAAATCGAAGAGCAACTCAGATTACTGCATGAACTAGCCCCAGAATGGATCTATGAAAAGCCAGCATCAAGCGGCGATCTCCTCATATG TGTTAACAAGATCCCGGGCCCTGAATCAATACGCTCGAGACTTGCAGATGCAAAGTGA
- the LOC116023578 gene encoding agamous-like MADS-box protein AGL62 has translation MAARTSRGRQRIEMVKIERKSNLEVTFSKRRIGLFKKASVLSTLCGADVAIIVFSPAGNKVFSFGHPTVEAVMERFLGEDNPAPVNETGGGALATEQFIEAQRNARVQELNMELTRLEAVFEFEKKRGEAIDGFVEANREAHGWMRGSYDELSFQQLVTLKIGMENLMKEIQRKAHHQLMAVHGNGTPFNPYAGGVFPSGNMVSGDQTFAFNFGTNGGAAGALPFTSGVPGAHPFTSGGAAGALPFTSGVPGAHLSTSGSSSMAGGYNTVSPWVASTSGASNSAGGNLGATHAFF, from the coding sequence ATGGCGGCGAGAACAAGTAGGGGCAGGCAAAGGATTGAGATGGTGAAGATAGAGAGGAAGAGCAATCTTGAAGTCACGTTCTCGAAGCGCCGCATTGGACTTTTCAAGAAGGCCAGTGTGCTTTCCACCCTTTGCGGCGCTGATGTTGCTATTATTGTTTTCTCGCCGGCGGGGAACAAAGTTTTCTCATTCGGCCACCCCACTGTGGAGGCGGTGATGGAGAGGTTTCTTGGCGAGGACAACCCTGCGCCGGTTAACGAGACCGGCGGCGGGGCGTTGGCGACGGAGCAGTTTATTGAGGCTCAGCGGAATGCAAGGGTCCAGGAACTGAACATGGAGCTGACGCGCCTGGAGGCCGTATTTGAGTTTGAGAAGAAGAGGGGCGAGGCCATTGATGGATTTGTGGAGGCGAATCGTGAAGCTCATGGATGGATGAGAGGCTCTTACGATGAGCTTAGCTTTCAGCAGCTTGTAACTCTGAAAATTGGTATGGAAAATCTGATGAAAGAAATTCAGCGGAAAGCTCATCATCAGCTTATGGCAGTGCACGGAAATGGCACGCCATTTAATCCATATGCAGGTGGCGTTTTCCCCTCTGGAAATATGGTTTCCGGGGACCAAACTTTTGCATTCAACTTTGGCACTAATGGTGGCGCTGCCGGAGCTCTTCCTTTTACTAGTGGTGTCCCTGGAGCTCATCCCTTCACTAGTGGTGGCGCCGCTGGAGCTCTTCCTTTCACTAGTGGTGTCCCAGGAGCTCATCTCTCCACTAGTGGTTCTAGTTCCATGGCAGGTGGCTATAATACAGTTTCTCCATGGGTTGCAAGCACCAGTGGTGCATCTAACTCTGCAGGTGGTAATCTTGGAGCTACCCATGCATTTTTCTAA